In Francisella hispaniensis FSC454, a genomic segment contains:
- a CDS encoding alpha/beta hydrolase, with protein MNTFFIQGQVGRIEAAYDKVKDANKDIVAVVCHPHPLYQGSMHNKIVTTIVRAMKTFNIESYRFNYRGVGESQGQYSDGVGELEDLLSVCDWIKHNSTAKKIILCGFSFGGAIAYKGLSSLDNIVSLITIAPAVDRFDLTKFSQPQDIPWLVVQGIDDDTVNPNSVFDFTLKAIKSDLTLVKMNQVGHFFHGKLIELKTVIENFLTPIVDKL; from the coding sequence ATGAACACTTTTTTTATTCAAGGTCAAGTTGGTCGTATTGAGGCGGCTTATGATAAAGTCAAAGACGCTAACAAGGATATTGTCGCTGTAGTATGTCATCCTCATCCACTATATCAAGGTAGCATGCATAACAAAATTGTCACAACTATTGTTAGAGCGATGAAAACTTTTAATATAGAATCTTATAGATTTAATTATCGAGGTGTTGGTGAAAGTCAAGGCCAATATAGTGATGGGGTTGGCGAGCTAGAGGACTTACTTTCAGTATGTGACTGGATTAAACACAATTCAACAGCAAAAAAAATAATATTATGTGGCTTTTCTTTTGGTGGCGCTATAGCCTATAAAGGTTTAAGTAGCCTAGATAATATTGTAAGCCTAATAACTATAGCTCCAGCTGTAGATAGATTTGATCTAACTAAATTCAGTCAACCACAAGATATTCCATGGCTTGTGGTACAAGGTATAGATGATGATACGGTTAACCCAAATTCTGTCTTTGACTTTACTCTTAAAGCTATTAAATCTGATCTAACTTTGGTTAAAATGAACCAGGTTGGACACTTTTTCCATGGTAAGCTTATAGAACTTAAGACAGTTATAGAAAACTTTTTAACACCAATAGTCGATAAACTTTAA